In a single window of the Olivibacter sp. SDN3 genome:
- a CDS encoding type I restriction enzyme HsdR N-terminal domain-containing protein has translation MLTPIALNLPHFPFKLVREKDKLLIFDELRKKHLVLTPEEWVRQHWIQHLIRDKAFPKTLIQSEGGLKLNSLQKRTDIVVFDHGGRRMLIAELKAPSVKITQAVFDQIARYNMVHKVPFLVVSNGLQHYYCQIDFEKESYIFLKELPSYTELIHVK, from the coding sequence ATGCTAACACCCATAGCCCTTAATTTGCCACACTTCCCTTTTAAACTCGTTAGAGAAAAAGACAAATTGTTGATTTTCGACGAACTGAGAAAAAAACACCTGGTGTTAACTCCAGAAGAATGGGTACGGCAACATTGGATACAGCATCTAATTAGAGACAAAGCGTTTCCTAAAACACTAATCCAATCCGAAGGCGGGCTCAAACTTAATTCATTACAAAAGAGAACGGATATTGTGGTATTCGACCATGGTGGAAGAAGAATGCTTATAGCAGAGTTAAAAGCTCCCTCAGTTAAAATAACACAGGCGGTATTTGATCAGATAGCTCGTTATAATATGGTTCATAAAGTTCCCTTTCTTGTAGTAAGCAACGGTTTACAACACTACTATTGTCAGATCGATTTTGAGAAAGAGTCTTATATTTTTTTAAAAGAACTCCCTTCATATACGGAATTAATTCATGTTAAATAA
- the holA gene encoding DNA polymerase III subunit delta, whose amino-acid sequence MNVATVLSDISKRKLKPIYLLHGEESYYIDLVSHYLEGKVLSDAEKGFNQTVLYGKDTDWITIVNAAKRYPMMSDYQLILVKEAQHLKWDKAAELFESYANNPLSTTVLAFAYKYGKFDKRKKIYKTIEKNGLVLESAKIYDNKLAPWIDEYVKERGMTIHPQATAMIGEYLGTELSKVANELDKLMLNVPKDREINVNDVQHNIGISKDFNVFELNTALGKRDVFKVNQIIDYFAANPKSNPLPVLMGSLYAYFSKLLKYHFLPDKSQQAAARELGVHPFFLKDYEMAVRNYSRGKLFHIIGYLKEYDLKSKGVDAINLEPEDLMKELMFKILH is encoded by the coding sequence ATGAATGTAGCAACTGTATTATCGGATATATCAAAGAGAAAGCTTAAACCAATCTACCTTTTGCATGGGGAGGAGTCGTATTATATAGATTTGGTCAGTCATTATTTAGAAGGCAAAGTATTGAGTGATGCTGAAAAAGGTTTTAACCAGACCGTTCTATATGGTAAGGACACCGATTGGATAACCATCGTAAATGCAGCGAAACGTTATCCTATGATGAGCGACTATCAATTAATCCTCGTAAAAGAAGCCCAACATCTCAAATGGGATAAAGCTGCCGAGCTCTTTGAATCCTATGCAAATAACCCTTTATCAACCACGGTGCTAGCTTTTGCGTATAAATATGGAAAATTTGATAAACGGAAGAAGATTTATAAAACTATCGAAAAGAACGGCTTGGTATTGGAGTCCGCTAAAATTTACGATAATAAGTTAGCTCCATGGATCGATGAGTATGTAAAAGAACGGGGTATGACCATCCATCCGCAGGCAACAGCAATGATCGGAGAGTATCTGGGCACAGAGCTCTCTAAAGTAGCCAATGAGCTTGATAAGTTGATGCTGAACGTTCCAAAAGATAGGGAAATTAATGTTAACGACGTTCAGCATAATATAGGTATAAGTAAAGACTTCAACGTATTCGAGCTGAACACGGCCCTTGGAAAACGAGATGTTTTCAAAGTAAATCAAATTATTGATTATTTTGCTGCCAATCCTAAGTCTAATCCGCTTCCTGTACTGATGGGTTCTTTGTACGCTTATTTCTCTAAATTGTTAAAATACCATTTCCTGCCCGATAAAAGTCAACAGGCAGCCGCCCGCGAGTTAGGCGTGCATCCATTCTTTTTGAAAGACTATGAAATGGCCGTGCGTAATTATTCACGAGGGAAATTATTTCATATTATTGGCTACTTGAAGGAGTATGATTTAAAGTCTAAAGGGGTAGACGCCATTAATCTGGAACCGGAAGACTTAATGAAAGAGTTGATGTTCAAAATATTGCATTAA